A genomic window from Thunnus thynnus chromosome 12, fThuThy2.1, whole genome shotgun sequence includes:
- the cldn1 gene encoding claudin-1 yields MANGGIQLLGFTLAFLGFIGSIASTVMVEWKASSYAGDNIITAQALYEGLWKTCASQSTGQIQCKVYDSLLQLPGIVQGTRGLMLSSILLCFIAILVATVGMKCTTCMAEEPQQKDKVALAGGVIFIIAGLLALVGTSWYGHRIAQDFYNPFTPTNSRFEFGSALYVGWGAACLIIIGGGFLCCNCSSKGSGKSPRYPPTRSADPGRDYV; encoded by the exons ATGGCCAATGGTGGAATACAGCTTCTTGGCTTCACGCTGGCCTTCCTGGGCTTCATCGGCTCAATAGCATCCACAGTCATGGTGGAGTGGAAAGCTTCGTCCTATGCAGGAGACAACATCATAACAGCTCAGGCGCTGTATGAAGGGCTGTGGAAGACCTGTGCGTCACAGAGCACGGGTCAAATTCAGTGTAAAGTGTATGATTCACTTCTTCAACTACCAG GGATTGTACAGGGCACACGAGGGCTGATGTTGTCCTCCATCTTGCTGTGCTTTATTGCCATCTTGGTGGCGACGGTGGGCATGAAGTGCACCACCTGTATGGCAGAGGAGCCGCAGCAGAAGGACAAAGTGGCTCTAGCTGGAGGAGTTATCTTCATTATTGCAG GTTTGCTTGCTCTGGTGGGAACATCTTGGTATGGCCACAGGATAGCACAAGATTTCTACAACCCATTCACTCCGACTAACTCAAG GTTTGAATTTGGAAGTGCCCTGTACGTCGGATGGGGAGCTGCATGTCTCATCATTATAGGGGGAGGCTTCCTCTGCTGCAACTGCTCCAGCAAAGGCTCAGGGAAATCTCCACGCTACCCACCAACCCGCTCTGCAGACCCGGGCAGGGACTACGTCTAG
- the zgc:153913 gene encoding carboxypeptidase N subunit 2 encodes MDKELRLTLLLLLLLCHKGNTESQYSCPYRCQCFTPVQVLCADERMTSLPSNMSKQVKDFIIMTSAVAYLFPHTLEESPQLNKLIFLNNALRSIHAQAFEPLTELQELEISGNPWLEHLFVGTFSKQGNLTKLLLNYNRFETVLHGMFDSLKNLQTLQMKGNILSNLPTFLFLNLHNLRILDLSQNKLEEVKRETFSGLVRLEILKINNNLISNISSNTFDNISQLIELNLEGNKISELADNIFSVLTKLRVLNLRGNLLTTFSDKVFGFEASNLKELNLKGNRLTQLSSLSSLTSLTDLILSSNELTNLPEDIFTNVTALENLDLSENQLTSLPEMIFIDLLGIRAIHLQKNNLSKLDAKLFEDQMLIQQLYLSDNQLESLPLGLLDPFVLQSTVRLHGNPWKCDCHLWYLHDWVLKNSQDVEMLDRMLCESPGFLRKRTVISIDKDQLVCQVSKDEMSDLSSCSLQVSSDTMTIKCKVDKCSPLTVKVQFQEDDGSVEEHILKSELAEHFQCNNETTIESPIE; translated from the coding sequence ATGGACAAAGAACTGCGCCTGactctgctcctgctgctgcttctctgtCACAAAGGCAACACAGAGTCACAATACTCTTGTCCATACAGATGCCAGTGTTTCACTCCGGTCCAAGTACTGTGTGCTGATGAACGGATGACATCCTTACCCAGTAACATGTCCAAGCAGGTCAAGGACTTTATCATAATGACATCAGCCGTGGCGTACCTGTTCCCGCATACCTTAGAGGAGAGCCCCCAGCTCAACAAGCTTATCTTTTTAAACAATGCCCTGCGAAGCATTCACGCTCAGGCTTTTGAGCCTCTGACTGAGCTGCAGGAGCTGGAGATCAGTGGGAACCCCTGGCTGGAGCACTTATTTGTGGGGACATTTTCGAAGCAGGGAAACCTGACCAAACTGCTGCTAAACTACAACAGGTTTGAGACCGTGCTTCATGGCATGTTTGACTCCCTTAAAAATCTACAGACTCTGCAGATGAAGGGCAACATCCTATCAAATTTGCCCACATTTCTTTTCCTGAACCTGCACAATCTGCGCATCCTGGATTTGTCCCAAAATAAGCTTGAAGAGGTGAAAAGAGAGACTTTTTCTGGTCTGGTTAGACTGGAGATCCTGAAAATTAACAACAACCTCATAAGCAATATTTCGTCAAACACATTCGACAACATTTCTCAGCTGATAGAGCTTAACTTGGAGGGGAACAAGATATCAGAACTTGCTGACAATATCTTCTCTGTGTTAACCAAACTGAGGGTGCTGAACCTCCGTGGAAACCTTCTTACAACCTTCAGCGATAAAGTGTTTGGATTCGAGGCTTCAAATTTAAAGGAGCTGAACCTGAAAGGCAACAGGCTGACACAGCTGTCCTCTCTAAGCAGTTTGACGTCTCTTACTGACCTTATCTTGTCCTCCAATGAGCTCACAAACCTTCCTGAGGACATTTTCACAAATGTTACAGCCCTGGAGAATCTGGACCTCTCTGAAAACCAGCTCACCTCGCTGCCAGAAATGATCTTCATTGATCTCCTTGGCATCAGGGCGATCCACCTCCAAAAGAACAACCTGAGCAAGCTGGACGCCAAACTGTTTGAGGACCAGATGCTCATTCAGCAGCTCTACCTGTCTGAcaaccagctggagagtctccCACTGGGCCTCTTGGACCCGTTTGTCCTCCAGAGCACAGTGAGACTGCACGGGAACCCCTGGAAATGTGACTGCCACTTGTGGTATCTGCATGACTGGGTGCTGAAAAACAGCCAAGACGTCGAGATGCTGGACAGGATGCTCTGCGAGAGCCCAGGCTTTCTGAGGAAACGGACAGTCATCTCCATTGACAAGGACCAGCTGGTGTGTCAGGTGTCTAAAGATGAGATGTCTGatctcagcagctgcagcctgcaaGTTTCCAGTGACACCATGACCATCAAGTGTAAAGTGGATAAATGTTCTCCACTGACTGTGAAAGTACAGTTTCAGGAGGATGATGGTAGTGTTGAGGAGCATATTTTGAAGAGTGAGTTGGCTGAACATTTTCAATGCAACAACGAGACAACGATTGAGAGTCCCATTGAGTAG
- the LOC137193401 gene encoding transcription factor HES-1-like produces MPAGTLERTSPSAVAATPASGDSTPEKPRTQTESRKSSKPIMEKRRRARINESLSQLKTLILDALKKDSSRHSKLEKADILEMTVKHLRNLQRLQMTAAVNTDPSVLGKYRAGFSECVGEVTRFLSTCEGVNTEVRTRLLSHLAACVTQINAVNFYTPHPGPLGLGQTGTQIPASSAPQMPCKSGSLMQAPPEAMKLYGGFQVVPTPDGQFAFLVPSAALTPLSAQNSHHMSPVAPPATSDSVWRPW; encoded by the exons ATGCCAGCCGGAACTTTAGAAAGAACATCTCCATCCGCTGTGGCTGCCACTCCGGCAAGTGGCGATTCCACACCCGAGAAACCCCGGACccagacagagagcagaaag tCGTCTAAACCAATCATGGAAAAGCGGAGACGTGCGCGGATCAATGAGAGTCTGAGCCAGCTGAAGACCCTGATCCTGGACGCACTCAAGAAAGAT AGCTCCAGACACTCCAAACTGGAGAAGGCGGACATCCTTGAGATGACTGTGAAGCACCTCAGGAACCTGCAGCGACTTCAGATGACCG CTGCTGTGAACACAGACCCGTCCGTCTTGGGTAAATACAGAGCCGGCTTCAGTGAGTGTGTAGGAGAGGTCACCCGTTTCCTGTCCACTTGTGAAGGTGTGAACACAGAGGTGAGGACTCGCCTCCTCAGCCACCTGGCGGCCTGCGTGACCCAGATCAATGCTGTGAACTTCTACACACCTCATCCAGGCCCACTGGGACTCGGACAAACTGGGACAcagattcctgcttcttctGCCCCACAGATGCCTTGCAAAAGTGGCTCACTGATGCAAGCCCCCCCAGAAGCGATGAAGCTGTATGGTGGCTTCCAGGTTGTGCCAACACCGGATGGACAGTTTGCCTTTCTTGTTCCCAGTGCAGCTCTCACACCTCTGAGTGCACAAAACAGTCATCACATGTCACCTGTTGCACCACCAGCCACCTCAGACTCTGTGTGGAGACCGTGGTAG